The sequence TGGAGTGTGAACTCAAGTACTGTATGGTCGGTGTCAAAAACAGCGGGTAACTCCCTGATCTCAGAAAACCTCTCAGGAAAGTCCGTGAACACCAGATCGAGTAAGTTGTGACACGAGTTTGAAGGCACTTGATTGAGTTGTTGAAGAAAATGGTTGTTGATCAAGTTGCAGAAGTCGGCTTCCTTGCCGTCGTTTGTCACAACACAGCTTGACCAGTCAATACGAGGCAGGTTGAAATCGCCGAGTACGCAGCACATGCTGTATTCGTTATGTACACTCTCCAAAACCGAGCACAGGTTGCGTGTAAATGGTGCCAGGTCGCCGGAAGGAGGCCTGTAACATAGTACCACAGCAATCCTTCCCACGGTAGGGGGGTGGAGTTCGCAAACTAGGATTTCATCCTGGGGCTCCAAGTCGGGTCTGCGCCTACTGCAGACTGTGGATCTGACAGCAAGTAAGATTCCTCCACCAGCCTTGTTGTTGTGGGTGTCGTAACGGTCCTTACGATAAGTGACAAAGTCCGGCGGAATAACCTCTTGGTCATGTACATCCGGAGTTAACCAAGTCTCAGTGATAGCTAGGAGGTCTGGTGCTTCGAGGTTGATCAAGTTCTGGAGTTGCACCAATTTGTTTCTATACTGGTTTACAGATTTAACGCTTCTTGCATTAAGATAGATGACATTAAGATTAGGTGATAACGACATTGTAGCCACCCAGCTTTTGGATGTGTACCATCAGGTCGGGTCAATTCTTGATAAAGGAGGCCAAGTAGACATGTTGTTTTTAGATTTTGCCAAGGCATTTGATTCAGTCCCACATGCTCTACTAGTCCATAAATTACAAATGTACGGTTTCAGTGGTAGTCTCTTGTCATGGATTGAGTCCTACCTGACAAACCGCCGCCAAAGAGTGGTGGTTGAAGGAAGTCGGTCTGATTGGCGTACCGTCACTTCCGGAGTCCCACAGGGCTCCATCCTAGGCCCACTGTTGTTCGTACTTTACATAAATGATCTACCTGACTCGGCTAGAAACTCTATGTCAGCACTTTTTGCAGATGATAGCAAATGTTTCAGAGAGATCCGTAGCACAAATGACTGTTCAAAACTACAACAGGATATCTGTTCACTACATGACTGGAGCATAATGTGGAAGTTGACTTTCAACCTATCCAAATGCATAGTGTTAAGGTTTACACGATCCAAGTACCCCATCAGATATGATTATcacatgtcaagttcaaacctgACTGTAGTGGACAGCATGTCCGACCTTGGCATCACAGTAAAATCCAACCTCACATGGAATAGCCATGTCATAAGAACAGTGGCCAAAGCTAATCAAATGCTTGGGTTTATCAAGCGTTCCATAGGTTACAAGTCCAACACTGATATACGTAAGACATTGTATTTGTCTCTTGTTAGAAGTGTTTTGGAATACTGTTCGTCAGTATGGAGCCCAACATCACGTAATCTCACAGCCCTGATCGAGGGTGTACAGCGAAGGGCAACGAAATACATCCTCGGGCCCTCCGCTGAACACCTGGACTACAAGTCTAGACTTTCTAGACTAGGCTTGTTACCACTGTCTTACCAAAGAGAGATGTCTGATGTTGTGGTATTTGTTAAGTCCCTTGCAAAGGTATATGATTCAGATCTAGCGAGGTTAGCTGCATTCCCTACAAGAACGCCACGTAGTTCAAGGGCACACATGTTAGTCCCTCAGAGAGTAAGATCTTCTTCATTTGCCTCCTCATTTACTCCACGACTTATCACAATTTGGAACAAACTTCCCGTTGAAATCAGAGGGCTGGGAGCATCAGCCACAAGCCCGTCCGATGTGTCTGCCTTTAAACGAAAACtatctacatttatgcaaaaccGTTTCCGACAAAACTTCAAGCTAGAGCAGGCTTGCACATGGTCACTAGCATGCTGTTGCACCTCTTGCATTGCCACAAGGCCACGATAATTTTACCTTatattattactacatgtacatttgtatatctatttcatagatCTAGACTccataatgtatgtgtgttgttaacTTGATTTATCTTGACTTGaatgttacattgattatgatatctgttcttgtatttatgtatattatgatttgatgtatcattgttatgtttaaggtatggcggcttcgaaaaggtgtcttttgacacctgttccgccataccctccagtgtggagaatccaaataaataaataaaagtccATGGAAACCCGAttgaaaaaaggaaggaaggaatgaatggatggatggatagatagaaGGATGAATGATTGAGTGAAGGAATGTACACTTAGCCAGACAAAtgaatggatgggtggatgTATGAGTATGTACATTTTTAGATGAATAAAAGAATGAGTCATCAAGCCCCCTCATCTacgtgcaagcacgtctaacccccacaggatggggaacaacagacgttaaaccggagagtgagtgagtgtgtgtgagtttgaatgaattaatgaatacatagattgatggatgaatgaatgaatgaatgaatcctAGCAACAGAATTTATGTCTTCAATGCCTCCTGAAAGCAGACACTTAAGACATCAACCTTTTCCTACCGACAGCTCTCCACAAGAGTCTAGATGAGAAGTTCTCGGGTACAGCCCTGCCCGCCCTGCCGTCCCGCATGGTACTGAAGTCCTCGGCTGCGGTGATTAAAGAGAGAAGAAACGCCTGTGACACCTTCCTCAGGTTTGTCGCACGGACTCCCAAACTGGCGACATGTCCAGAGGTGTGACAATCGTTTTCTTTATATTGAATCATAAATAGAttagtttcttagatttttagatactagtaactcatgtagtgttctgttctgtatgtgttgtatgtacaagttgccaaacactgtatcctctacagttgtcgtgccataaagttcttcttcttcttaaatAGAATGCCAAAGTTTTGCATGGCAAAATGTAAACTCGGATGCATTTCTAttccatatactgtaaaattaatgtagaaactttcacagtggtttgATGTGAGTTTccgagaacatttttccatggcagtaagactacatggtgctatcgcgaacttaaaaccaccgtgacaagtcctttttcccgctaccgcgaaattaaatcctcagacgcaaacttaaatgcatttacagtagtaacgttagcaaagaaatttgaaataaaagcaCCACCTAGTGCCTATCAATGGTACCACAGGCTGTGAATGTAGAGGACTATAACGATAGGCAACTTCATGATTTATGATAGATATTAAGCAAAAGTTTAATAAAAAGGCTAGATCTTTTCTTCACAGTACTTTTAAAATTAAAGATTAAAGAATGATTTATTGAATGTGCCTCTCTGTTAGCTATCGATCAATGGAAATAATCAGAAAGCACTTCTCATGTTTCTACTCAACAGCTTTTGGAGTTTCTCGGAGTGAGCAAGTCCAAGGCCACCTACTACTTAAGAAGAGCAGAAGCCAAGATCGCTCCATCTCAGGCGGAAAATAAAGAAGACATCTTTGAAGAGAAGCCCGCCAATGACGAGCCTACCAAACCCCAAAATGTGCAAGACTTGTCGAAGAAAGTGGACATATTTGGCGGTGATGTTGTAGACGAAGCGGATGTCGACCTGTTTGGACAGACGTCATCGAGTACGACAGTAGACGATGAACTGTTTGGGGCAGCACCGGTCAAGAAGGTTGATGTCACAAGGTCACAAGTGGTCAAGTTGTTCGgagaagaagatgatgaagacCAAGAGTTGTTCATTCCTGAGGGAGCTCGTGTGGAAGCCAAGCCAGAACCAACTgtagaggtttgtttgtttgttttgtttgtgttgctttTTGTTATTTGATTTCTGGAAAAAGTGCTTAACCATTATCCGCCTAAATGTTGAAAAGTACATTTCCGTAGCAACTTCCTTCTTCATAACCTTTTCCATATGTCTGTTCTGCCCATTAGGTAATGGAGAGCATTATTGACTTTTATTGAAGAATAGAGAATTCTCCTTCCTTCATACACCAGAGAAGTGTTGCTCAATTGCAATACtatgcctacctgcctaagtgcctaggccagtgactggccccttgctccctcCGTGATATTTCTCCAGACTGCACGATTCGTCGCACTCATCTCCGCCAACTTTATACTCTGTCCAATGTCCGATGCAATACTTTGTTGCAACCAAATTTGGATCATCAGATATATGGattggaaacaaagaaaaaaatatgtggCGTAGTAATGCTCCTAGTGATGCACATGAGAACtgcaatatactagtagaaaTATTGCTCACTGTATGAATCCCTTCCATCAGGTTGAGGATAACACAGATCTTCTCACCATCGAAGACGACTTGGACAAACTTCTCAACGTCTCAAAAGAGAAACCAAAGCCATCGCCAAAGCCATCGCCAAAGCCACGCCCCATACCTGCCCCGAGACCCGGGAAGAAGCCGCCGACCGCGCCCAAACCGAGCCTCACCAAAGCGGCCCGCTCGTCTGAAGATCTTTCCGGAGGTCAGGTCAGGACGGTAGAGTCCATGGGAGATGATGACATCATGAAGTACATACAGACGGAGTCTAGTCAGCAGGATGATGATCTTAATCTTTTCTAAATCATTTTACAGGCCACAATGATGCCATAACTTCATATCTCTTTCTTGCATTCTTGCAAAGCTCAAATAGTTTATAATTATCTGAAAAAAAGTTCTGTATTTTGTTGATAGAGGAAAAGAAGCTGTTAACATGTATTATCTTTTTTAATGCTTTTTTAAAGAATGAGAGtctgtttttaaactttttttaaattgtgcAATTGTTATTTGTAACTGTTATCTGTAACATAGATGGTATAACTTTCTATAGGAATAGTCTcagttaggctccggctgtttttgttttatt comes from Branchiostoma floridae strain S238N-H82 chromosome 19, Bfl_VNyyK, whole genome shotgun sequence and encodes:
- the LOC118406850 gene encoding HCLS1-binding protein 3-like, yielding MPIAATVTTRELRNSETGLDLSVPQTEEIAGTLATTTLYQTIVITDLSVFKSPKHRENDVVQFMCSHKYAEFEALHKSLDEKFSGTALPALPSRMVLKSSAAVIKERRNACDTFLRFVARTPKLATCPELLEFLGVSKSKATYYLRRAEAKIAPSQAENKEDIFEEKPANDEPTKPQNVQDLSKKVDIFGGDVVDEADVDLFGQTSSSTTVDDELFGAAPVKKVDVTRSQVVKLFGEEDDEDQELFIPEGARVEAKPEPTVEVEDNTDLLTIEDDLDKLLNVSKEKPKPSPKPSPKPRPIPAPRPGKKPPTAPKPSLTKAARSSEDLSGGQVRTVESMGDDDIMKYIQTESSQQDDDLNLF